The genomic region TGGCTGGGCCAATGTTGCTTTTATTCTTGCGATTATCGATGGCGAAATCGTTAGAGTCACCTTGCTATTTTTTCTTTACCCGATATGGGCGACGCTGATAGGCCGATTTTTTTTGCATGAGCCTATGCCTGGGCGTGCCTGGCTTGGCTTTTCTGTCGCGATTGCCGGTGCCTTGATTATGATGTGGAACCCGCAACTGGGCAGTCTTTTACCACAAGACAGTAACGATTGGTTGGCCTTGTCTGCTGGTTTTGCCTTTGCGGTGTCGGCGGCAATAGTAAGAAATTTGAGTGAAATTGGTGTAGTACCAAAGACGATTGTGGTGTGGATTGGTGTGGTAGTAGTTGCGACGCTTTGGTTGTTGATTGCCGCAATTGAGTTTCCTGTGCTCGATAGCGAGGTCTACTTGGCGGCGAGTTTGCTTGGTTTGTTTGCTACGGTGGTAATGACCTTGTTGGTGCAATACGGTTTTCACCATGTGCCGGTGTCACGCTCTTCGGTTATTTTGTTGTTTGAATTAATAGCCGGTGCATTGTCGGCCTATTGGTTAGCCAATGAAGTTCCTGTTCCTAATGAGTGGTTGGGTGGTAGTGTGATAGTGATTGGTGCATGGTTAATTTTGACTGTGAGTGGCGATATGGAAAAAGAAAAATGTTAGGCTTGACCTTTATCTTCATCTAAACAATTAATGATTTCATTGCGTAGAGTTTGCAATAATTTTTCGTCGGTAATTGCCTCATCATTCTCATCTTCGAGAGCAAAAATATCTTCTACTTTCTCGCCCAAGGTCGCAATCTTTGCGATACGTGCAGTGATGTTGTGCCGTGTTAAGGTTTGCGCTATGCGTGATAAAATACCGGGTTGGTCAGTGGTTACTACTTCCATCAAGGTGCGATTATTTTGATCATCGTGAGAGAAAGTGACGCGAGTAGGGATATTAAAGGCACGCAAGCGTCGCTGTTGGCGCCGTTGTATCGACGCCCATTCGTCTATGGGTGCCGATAAAGATTTCTTTAAGTGGCTTTCTATTTCTTCATTACTCATTGCTACAGAATCGTCATGGCCATCATCAGCCAGTATCGTGTAACTGTTGATGACGTAATTATCTTTTGTGGTGTAAATCGCTGCATCGTGAATACTGATGCCAAGTTTTTCTAGTGCTGTGGTGTTAGCTGCGAAGGGGTCAATGAGTCTGGGGTCGCTATAGGTAAAGATTTTGGTGTCATTGTTTCGGCCAATATTGCTGACCATGACAAAGGGTACATGCGTGTTATCAACAATTTTAATCATCGCCTGCGTTTGCCAGGCAACTTCCTCGGCGCTATTGCGTAGAAAGTATTCGTCCTCAAGGTGAGACCATTGTCTGTTGACTAATTTTTCGCTGACGTTGTTGGCCTCAAGTAGTGCTTTGGCCAACCGTTTGACATGTTTAATTAAACTTTCACGGTCTAGTGGGTTATCGAGGCCGCGGAAGAGAGCGCGACGCGTTAACGCATAGAGTTCTTGCAGTAGTGATGCGCGCCAGTTATTCCAAAGCTTTGGGTTGGTGCCGCGGATATCGCCGACAGTAAGCAGGTAGAGATAATCTAAATGTGTTTGGTCGCCGACGATATGAGCAAATTCTGCAATGGTGTCGGGGTCGGAGATATCCTTGCGCTGCGCTGTCATAGACATGGTTAAATGGTTTTTGACTAGCCATGCGACAAACTCAGCATCATAATTACTTAAACCATGATGAAGGCAAAATTCACGTGCATCTTTTTCACCCAGCTTGGAGTGATCACCACCACGGCCTTTGCCAATATCATGAAACAAACCAGCTAAATACAATATTTCTGGTTTTGGCAGTGACGATGCGATCTGGCTGCATAATGGCAGTTCTTTTTTATGTTCTTCAACAAAAAGTCGTCTTAAATTTCTAACAACAGTTAGTATGTGTTCATCTACTGTGTAGATATGAAATAAGTCAAATTGCATTTGCCCAACTAGGTTGGAAAAGCTAGGCAGGTAGGCTGCGAGCACGCCATAGTTATGCATGCGCCTAAGTTCATGTGTAAGGCCTTGTGGTTGGCGCATGATTTCCATAAATAAAGCACGATTATCTGGGTTGTTACGGAAACCTTCGTCGATTAAATGACAGTGTTGTCGGATCAAGCGGATCGTTGATGCACGAACGCCTGTAAGGTGCGGGTTTTGCTGCAATACTAGAAACATTTCCAGCAATGCTGAGGGGTGGTGCTTAAACACAAGATCATTGACGACTTCCAAAAAACCATCTTGCTCTTGGAAGCGTTTATTTAGTGTATTAACTTTACTATCCGAGCGTGCGTAGAGGATGGCTTCGCTAAAGTGTTGCAACAACATTTCGTTAAGGCGGCTAAGTTCTTTAATAGTGCGATAGTAATGCATCATAAACAGCTCTACCGCACGTTTATGTTCGCCATCTTTATAACCTAGTGTTTGTGCAAGGCTGGGCTGGTGGTCGAAAAGCAGCCGATCTTCTTCGCGGCCAGCGAGAATATG from Gammaproteobacteria bacterium harbors:
- a CDS encoding DMT family transporter, translated to MINSYHTRLSSTYVFAVLALLASATMWGTIWYPLRLLEDQGLAGLWCALIMYGTALVISLPWWWRHRLDFVRRPVALVLLGLASGWANVAFILAIIDGEIVRVTLLFFLYPIWATLIGRFFLHEPMPGRAWLGFSVAIAGALIMMWNPQLGSLLPQDSNDWLALSAGFAFAVSAAIVRNLSEIGVVPKTIVVWIGVVVVATLWLLIAAIEFPVLDSEVYLAASLLGLFATVVMTLLVQYGFHHVPVSRSSVILLFELIAGALSAYWLANEVPVPNEWLGGSVIVIGAWLILTVSGDMEKEKC
- the glnD gene encoding [protein-PII] uridylyltransferase, which translates into the protein MPPTRSDSAINQTHNDANLIKFRDKLTEIRSLLRKRFNDGALASELVHIHATEIDRLLTLAWQQFINQNSDGIALIAVGGYGRGELFPHSDIDILVLLANNYHEQHNDAITHFISFCWDMGLEIGHSVRTVEHCIVEAKKDISTITNLIESRFITGTTSLFTQLQTSISPDHLWPNKAFFKAKLQEQQLRHRKYGDSAYNLEPNVKDGPGGLRDIHIIIWITKRYFDAENLHDLVTHGFLTQAEHNDLVGAQNSLWQVRFALHILAGREEDRLLFDHQPSLAQTLGYKDGEHKRAVELFMMHYYRTIKELSRLNEMLLQHFSEAILYARSDSKVNTLNKRFQEQDGFLEVVNDLVFKHHPSALLEMFLVLQQNPHLTGVRASTIRLIRQHCHLIDEGFRNNPDNRALFMEIMRQPQGLTHELRRMHNYGVLAAYLPSFSNLVGQMQFDLFHIYTVDEHILTVVRNLRRLFVEEHKKELPLCSQIASSLPKPEILYLAGLFHDIGKGRGGDHSKLGEKDAREFCLHHGLSNYDAEFVAWLVKNHLTMSMTAQRKDISDPDTIAEFAHIVGDQTHLDYLYLLTVGDIRGTNPKLWNNWRASLLQELYALTRRALFRGLDNPLDRESLIKHVKRLAKALLEANNVSEKLVNRQWSHLEDEYFLRNSAEEVAWQTQAMIKIVDNTHVPFVMVSNIGRNNDTKIFTYSDPRLIDPFAANTTALEKLGISIHDAAIYTTKDNYVINSYTILADDGHDDSVAMSNEEIESHLKKSLSAPIDEWASIQRRQQRRLRAFNIPTRVTFSHDDQNNRTLMEVVTTDQPGILSRIAQTLTRHNITARIAKIATLGEKVEDIFALEDENDEAITDEKLLQTLRNEIINCLDEDKGQA